One genomic segment of Borrelia coriaceae includes these proteins:
- a CDS encoding ATP-binding protein, which yields MRGLSIFLFVFFFSNISLPAKQTLKFKLVDQYYPLYYKNQENKIVGIIFDLLHKWAQDHDYDIGIETVDYLDKNGIEDDVIYLGLTYSSSLNEYLYFKNEIGKCVTALVYDSRTGDKPFNLFLSNELRIGVVKNTIYEDILKFHGHIDNVFFFTDTEKLLLALRDNKVDLVYGSYKSLSRIWHSSFESSFIKVFDFEYFYSFGIRTAISKNAVSQLRALDVDLLSYMQSLSLGEHASFKELKSLFTLDVGIYDDYPPLSFINSNGQFSGILVDLWNSLAREYGFLVKFIGFPKESIKKSIDDKDVSVWGGIIEDENVLTSKKYKSTAPICSLNFNLYFTNAKNSNKIINSQIIDFNLNNIQIDKNTDIVSNFTDIVKHSYGFVENSITTRYLVNLYGYNNILKFQDMSLTKRKFLVLAVNSKRLQLFAYMLNALTTNILFDTLLHIDKNWLEQDEIEDYHKNFYGDVNSCNFNIEEKIWLESNKRLNLAVKDWYPIDYSDSGRYKGVNEWLINKIKRLTNLDFNVVSVYEKDIRELIKLGKIDVLSVNLDDSNSGYVFNIKTVSGIPLYLFSNKPRLFTSKSSDRIAVLKFLYTKKLDTQIGAQLVQVDSFKEALDLIYRGKVSGIISDEYTATINFEDLNIRDIKKVFTAPDLTFDLNIAVHNQDYILRRIIQKTLFREKVNNNLYFDDWVFNVHESFKDIRIKKSGIAVLSISVFVFTIFIFVLFNLLKEIGFRKKMYSSALSEKKVIEDAIAAKTVFLASMSHDIRTPINGIIAATELLENTDLLGVQKEYVQMINYSSVSLLSLIDEILYISKIDMNEVYIENNEIDLLREIEGVLKGFQSQSAKQNLDLIFYSKSDLENYLIGDRSRLKRILINLIGNSFKFTTDGIIVLNYEMVCIKEDNDSNKIVTIEFKVTDTGKGIKKSDIPIIFELFKQGDDSESKKYEGTGLGLAISRKLVSLMGGPGITVESEVGKRTTFSFMLPFVLGNKIKDQELNKLELVNDKKILSLFLNKKTVEVLREITEIFDYKDNIHYFCSYEDAYKAFYRNPYYDFVFINVDDFSLQEGLKFAFRVESLNANVRIVFVFYYLKSDELVDFKYEYMQKPFKRWDFYSDWIRNGSNLDVSIISEPSTLKLKNNLNILIAEDNEINQKILKNILLVIGVRESSIDIVDDGIKAIEFLKTNRYDMAFIDIRMPSCDGFRVSKEIRKFESQNHLTPCVLVAVTAHALKEYKDRCLANGMNDYLAKPIHISSIRYILKKYLHVEIEDNKLMEDKELSKFSDLPNLNINNALIDLNISYYMYVDLCRGFVDMSNELIRNLDEAFNLNDLELVKRLAHSIAGALGNMRSNLFKNFRQIESNTGSIRELKILYFEARKDLIILIKNIKEQILDVVEAGYQKKLEFKNNDEFLGLLKELLNGIEDRNPKKYKEVLKVIKGYSLDDNNAILFDSLEKYLRVYNFEESVNIVKRMMNVR from the coding sequence ATGCGCGGGTTGAGTATTTTTTTATTTGTATTTTTTTTCTCTAATATCAGTTTACCCGCTAAACAAACTCTTAAATTTAAACTTGTCGATCAATATTATCCACTTTATTATAAAAATCAAGAGAATAAGATAGTTGGAATAATTTTTGATCTCCTCCATAAGTGGGCACAAGATCATGATTATGACATTGGTATCGAAACTGTTGATTATCTTGATAAAAATGGCATTGAAGATGATGTGATTTATTTAGGCTTAACTTATAGTTCAAGTTTAAATGAATACCTTTATTTTAAGAATGAGATTGGCAAATGTGTAACCGCATTGGTTTATGATTCAAGAACAGGAGATAAACCTTTCAATTTATTTCTTTCAAATGAATTACGCATAGGCGTTGTAAAGAATACTATATATGAAGATATTTTAAAATTTCATGGTCATATTGATAATGTTTTCTTTTTTACAGATACCGAAAAATTACTCTTGGCATTAAGAGATAATAAGGTTGATTTGGTATATGGGAGTTATAAATCATTGTCTCGTATATGGCATAGTTCTTTTGAGTCATCTTTTATCAAAGTTTTTGATTTTGAGTATTTTTATAGTTTTGGTATAAGAACTGCTATTAGTAAAAATGCCGTCAGTCAATTAAGGGCTTTAGATGTTGATCTTTTAAGTTATATGCAGTCTTTGTCTTTAGGGGAGCATGCTTCTTTTAAAGAATTAAAATCTTTATTTACACTTGATGTTGGCATATATGATGATTATCCCCCTTTGAGTTTTATTAATTCTAATGGTCAATTTTCAGGAATTTTAGTTGACTTATGGAATAGCCTTGCTAGAGAATATGGGTTTTTAGTTAAATTTATAGGATTTCCAAAGGAGAGCATTAAAAAAAGCATAGATGATAAGGATGTGTCTGTTTGGGGTGGAATTATTGAAGATGAGAATGTTTTAACTTCTAAAAAGTATAAATCAACTGCTCCAATATGCTCACTTAATTTTAATTTATATTTTACAAATGCTAAAAATAGCAATAAGATCATAAATTCACAAATTATTGATTTCAATTTAAATAATATTCAAATAGATAAGAATACAGACATAGTAAGTAATTTTACAGATATAGTTAAGCATTCATATGGATTTGTAGAGAACTCGATCACTACAAGATATTTAGTAAATTTGTATGGATATAATAATATATTGAAATTCCAAGATATGAGTTTAACTAAAAGGAAATTTTTGGTATTAGCTGTTAATAGTAAAAGATTGCAGTTGTTTGCATATATGCTTAATGCTTTAACCACAAACATTTTGTTTGATACTTTGTTACACATAGATAAAAATTGGCTTGAGCAAGATGAGATTGAAGATTATCATAAAAATTTTTATGGTGACGTAAATAGCTGCAACTTTAATATTGAGGAAAAAATTTGGTTAGAAAGCAATAAAAGACTAAATCTTGCTGTTAAAGATTGGTATCCTATTGATTATTCTGATTCTGGTCGTTATAAAGGGGTAAATGAGTGGTTAATTAATAAGATAAAAAGATTAACAAATTTAGATTTTAATGTTGTAAGTGTATATGAGAAAGATATTAGGGAATTAATTAAATTAGGTAAAATAGATGTATTATCTGTTAATTTAGATGATTCAAATTCAGGTTATGTTTTTAACATTAAAACAGTTTCAGGAATTCCATTATATCTTTTTTCAAATAAGCCCAGACTATTTACTTCTAAATCATCTGATCGCATTGCAGTACTTAAGTTTTTATATACAAAAAAATTAGATACTCAAATAGGAGCGCAACTTGTCCAAGTAGATAGTTTTAAAGAAGCTTTGGACCTTATTTACAGGGGTAAGGTTAGTGGAATTATTAGTGATGAGTATACTGCTACCATTAATTTTGAAGACTTAAATATTAGGGATATTAAAAAAGTTTTTACTGCTCCGGATTTAACCTTTGATTTAAATATTGCAGTCCATAACCAAGATTATATTCTAAGAAGAATTATACAAAAGACTTTATTTCGTGAGAAAGTTAATAATAACTTGTATTTTGATGACTGGGTTTTTAATGTTCATGAAAGTTTTAAAGATATAAGAATTAAAAAGTCTGGCATAGCAGTATTAAGCATTAGCGTGTTTGTTTTTACTATTTTTATATTTGTCCTATTTAATTTGCTTAAGGAGATAGGATTTAGGAAAAAAATGTATTCTTCTGCACTCAGTGAGAAAAAGGTTATTGAAGATGCTATTGCTGCTAAAACTGTTTTTCTGGCAAGTATGAGCCATGATATTCGTACTCCTATTAATGGCATAATAGCAGCTACTGAGCTTTTGGAAAATACTGATCTTTTAGGGGTGCAAAAAGAGTATGTTCAAATGATCAATTATTCATCTGTCTCATTACTGTCTTTGATTGATGAGATATTATATATCTCTAAAATAGATATGAATGAGGTATATATTGAAAATAATGAAATAGATTTGCTGCGTGAAATTGAAGGTGTTTTGAAAGGTTTTCAGTCTCAGAGTGCGAAACAAAATCTTGATTTAATTTTTTATTCAAAGTCGGATTTAGAAAATTATTTAATAGGTGATAGGTCTAGACTTAAGAGAATACTTATTAATTTAATAGGAAATTCTTTTAAATTTACTACAGATGGAATCATAGTGTTAAACTATGAAATGGTATGTATTAAAGAAGATAATGATAGTAATAAAATAGTTACGATTGAGTTTAAAGTGACTGATACTGGTAAAGGGATTAAAAAGAGTGATATACCTATAATATTTGAATTATTTAAACAAGGAGATGATTCTGAGTCAAAGAAGTATGAGGGAACTGGTCTTGGCCTTGCAATATCTAGAAAGCTTGTTAGTTTAATGGGAGGGCCTGGTATTACAGTTGAGAGTGAAGTAGGCAAGAGAACAACTTTTTCATTTATGTTGCCTTTTGTTTTAGGTAACAAGATTAAAGATCAAGAATTAAATAAATTGGAATTGGTAAATGATAAAAAGATTTTGAGCTTATTTTTAAATAAAAAGACTGTTGAAGTATTAAGGGAAATAACTGAAATATTTGATTATAAGGATAATATACATTATTTTTGTTCCTACGAAGATGCTTATAAGGCATTTTATAGGAATCCTTATTATGATTTTGTTTTTATAAATGTTGACGATTTTAGTTTACAGGAAGGTCTTAAGTTTGCTTTTAGAGTTGAAAGTTTAAATGCTAATGTAAGAATAGTATTTGTATTCTATTATTTAAAGAGTGATGAGCTTGTCGATTTTAAATATGAATACATGCAAAAACCTTTTAAAAGGTGGGATTTTTATTCTGATTGGATTAGAAACGGTTCAAATTTAGATGTTTCAATAATAAGTGAACCTAGTACTCTTAAGCTTAAAAATAATCTTAACATCTTAATAGCTGAGGATAATGAAATTAATCAGAAAATTTTAAAAAATATTTTGCTTGTTATAGGTGTTAGAGAAAGTTCTATTGATATTGTGGATGATGGTATAAAGGCTATTGAGTTTTTGAAAACCAATAGATATGATATGGCTTTTATTGATATAAGAATGCCAAGTTGTGACGGATTTAGAGTGTCTAAAGAAATACGCAAGTTTGAAAGTCAGAATCACTTAACTCCATGTGTTTTAGTAGCTGTTACCGCACATGCATTAAAAGAATATAAAGATAGGTGTTTAGCAAATGGAATGAATGATTATCTTGCAAAACCAATACATATTAGTTCAATTAGGTATATATTAAAAAAATATTTGCATGTTGAGATTGAAGATAATAAGCTTATGGAAGATAAGGAGTTAAGTAAGTTTTCAGATTTGCCTAATTTAAATATTAATAATGCTTTAATAGATTTGAATATATCATATTATATGTATGTTGATTTGTGTAGAGGATTTGTTGATATGAGTAATGAGCTGATACGTAATTTGGATGAGGCTTTTAATTTGAATGATTTAGAATTAGTAAAAAGATTGGCGCATTCAATTGCTGGAGCACTTGGTAATATGCGTAGTAATTTATTTAAAAATTTTAGACAGATTGAGAGCAATACAGGTTCAATACGTGAATTAAAAATTTTATATTTTGAGGCACGTAAGGATTTGATTATACTCATTAAGAACATAAAGGAACAGATCTTGGATGTTGTTGAGGCTGGCTATCAGAAAAAATTAGAATTTAAAAATAATGATGAATTTTTGGGTCTTCTGAAAGAGCTTTTAAATGGTATAGAGGATAGAAATCCAAAAAAATATAAGGAAGTGCTTAAAGTCATTAAAGGGTATAGTTTAGATGATAATAATGCTATATTATTTGATTCTCTTGAGAAATATTTAAGGGTATATAATTTCGAGGAGAGTGTTAATATTGTTAAACGTATGATGAATGTTAGGTAA